The following proteins are co-located in the Maridesulfovibrio sp. genome:
- a CDS encoding deoxyguanosinetriphosphate triphosphohydrolase, with protein sequence MKWNKLLSKQRIGKEKSDYADKDRSEFQRDFDRIIFSSAFRRLQDKTQVFPLSRSDYVRTRLTHSLETSSVGRSLGNMVGSRLVEKYPDLDLIPSEPGTVVATACLAHDIGNPPFGHSGEDVIRDWFQTSEIGSELCPMVDEKHRNDFIWFEGNAQGLRNILALQRPYSKGGMQLTCAALAAFTKYPYVSGHIKDKKKFGVFASEAEIYAEVAEHLGLIELEEKKWVRHPFAYLVEAADDICYHVIDIEDGHRLDLISFDELRSIFLDILDNKTDIIERVDRIPGKKEQVEYLRACTINALVESSCGVFFDHEQDILAGEFNSSLTEEIGKAKEFSKLKKIAIEKVYNSTEVIETEAAAYEVLWKILDFLGRIVIEMHTKGKLGAKCKKSVKLLPELYAPSAEATVYQNTQKIVDYVSGMTDTFAVRTFNKISGISLLRR encoded by the coding sequence CAAGACACAGGTGTTTCCGCTTTCACGCAGTGATTATGTGCGAACCCGGTTGACCCACAGTCTTGAGACTTCCTCTGTAGGACGTTCTCTCGGCAATATGGTCGGCAGTCGGCTGGTGGAAAAATATCCTGATCTTGATCTGATTCCCTCTGAACCGGGAACAGTGGTGGCAACAGCCTGCCTTGCTCATGATATCGGCAACCCTCCTTTCGGTCACTCCGGTGAAGATGTCATCCGGGACTGGTTTCAAACGTCAGAAATTGGCTCAGAGCTTTGCCCGATGGTTGATGAAAAGCATCGTAACGATTTCATATGGTTTGAGGGTAATGCGCAGGGATTGCGCAATATCCTCGCTTTGCAGCGACCATACAGCAAAGGCGGCATGCAGCTGACTTGTGCTGCCTTGGCCGCTTTTACTAAGTATCCATATGTCTCCGGGCACATCAAGGATAAGAAGAAGTTCGGTGTTTTTGCCAGTGAAGCTGAGATTTACGCCGAAGTTGCCGAACATCTCGGATTGATTGAACTGGAAGAGAAAAAATGGGTGCGCCATCCTTTTGCTTATCTTGTCGAAGCTGCGGATGACATTTGCTACCACGTTATTGATATTGAAGACGGACACCGTCTTGATTTGATTTCTTTTGATGAATTGCGCAGTATTTTCTTGGATATTCTAGATAATAAAACGGATATCATTGAACGCGTAGACCGCATTCCCGGCAAGAAAGAACAGGTGGAATATTTGCGGGCCTGCACCATTAACGCGTTGGTGGAAAGTTCCTGTGGTGTCTTTTTCGATCATGAGCAGGATATTCTTGCCGGAGAATTTAATTCCAGCCTGACCGAGGAAATCGGCAAGGCCAAGGAGTTCAGCAAGCTTAAGAAAATTGCAATTGAGAAGGTCTACAATTCCACAGAAGTTATCGAAACCGAGGCCGCTGCTTATGAAGTACTGTGGAAGATTCTGGATTTTCTGGGACGTATAGTCATTGAGATGCATACTAAAGGTAAGCTGGGTGCGAAATGCAAGAAATCAGTCAAGCTATTGCCGGAACTTTATGCTCCATCTGCTGAGGCTACTGTGTACCAGAATACCCAGAAGATTGTGGATTACGTTTCCGGTATGACCGATACCTTTGCAGTACGGACTTTCAACAAGATTTCCGGGATATCTCTATTGCGGCGCTAG
- a CDS encoding HD domain-containing phosphohydrolase, which yields MKRERIFWANKLAIVCVTLNYILLFPLVDIAYSQKTHPHQPETILVLHSYSNDFQWTNGLNQGIIDGFKELNRPTLFRVEFMDTKNIYNKTYIESLFTIYKQKYAKSQPDGIIVSDNNALSFIEKHGKELFPGVPVVACGINKAVPPDPNSQIKSVIVEQADHAETIRQAYLIRPDAQKIFVIYDSTPTGISIAEEIRTIAATNGTAIPVEFITGMSFDELKHFASTRRKNDFLYLLPFFRSADGRILPQGDAEKELSGISSVPIVVSWAYQLNTGTLGGNTLQPNEFGKQAALTLAEILQGNAVPPFQKIATTQQNIYDYITMQRFNIPESSLPNNAIIINKPINFLEKHSSVLIPASGAFSILLCIMALLAMNLKKQKLLNQNNLKMMELDNEIIETQRELVTTLGEVIEVRSKETGNHVKRVASISRLLGEKLGLEATELKLLEAASPMHDVGKIGIPETILHKKGRLTDKEYEIIKQHTNIGNDILNKSKRELLNTARIIASQHHERWDGTGYPYGLRGKNIHIYARITTLADIYDAISSDRCYKNAWPEEKVFKYIKTEKGKIFDPSLVDLFFEHIDEIRIIRSKYPSQ from the coding sequence ATGAAAAGAGAGCGAATCTTTTGGGCCAACAAACTGGCAATAGTCTGTGTTACTTTAAACTATATACTTCTATTCCCCTTAGTCGACATAGCTTACTCCCAAAAAACTCATCCACACCAGCCGGAAACAATTCTGGTACTCCACTCATATTCAAATGACTTCCAATGGACCAACGGTCTAAACCAAGGGATAATTGACGGATTCAAAGAACTGAACCGCCCGACTCTTTTCAGAGTGGAGTTTATGGACACTAAAAATATATACAACAAGACATACATCGAATCACTGTTCACTATTTACAAACAAAAATATGCAAAATCTCAACCCGACGGAATCATCGTCAGCGACAACAACGCCCTAAGTTTTATAGAGAAACACGGCAAAGAACTTTTCCCCGGAGTTCCAGTGGTTGCCTGTGGAATTAATAAGGCAGTTCCACCGGATCCAAATTCACAAATCAAAAGCGTTATAGTTGAACAGGCAGACCATGCTGAAACTATCCGACAGGCATATCTGATCAGACCTGACGCCCAGAAAATATTTGTAATTTATGATTCCACGCCAACCGGAATCAGTATTGCCGAAGAAATACGCACTATTGCTGCAACAAACGGAACCGCCATTCCGGTCGAATTCATAACCGGAATGAGTTTTGATGAATTAAAGCATTTTGCCTCCACCCGCAGAAAAAACGACTTCCTTTATCTGCTTCCTTTTTTCAGATCAGCAGATGGAAGAATTCTTCCTCAAGGAGATGCGGAAAAAGAGCTTTCCGGAATTTCATCCGTACCAATAGTGGTATCATGGGCATATCAACTCAACACCGGCACATTGGGAGGAAACACCCTGCAACCCAATGAGTTCGGAAAACAAGCCGCACTCACTCTAGCAGAGATTCTGCAGGGTAATGCGGTCCCACCATTTCAAAAAATCGCGACAACACAGCAGAACATATATGATTACATTACAATGCAACGTTTCAATATCCCGGAAAGCAGCCTTCCGAATAATGCCATCATTATAAACAAACCGATAAATTTTCTGGAAAAACATTCTTCAGTGCTGATTCCGGCCTCAGGTGCATTCTCTATCCTGCTCTGCATAATGGCATTGCTGGCAATGAACCTGAAAAAACAAAAACTGCTCAACCAGAATAACCTGAAGATGATGGAATTGGACAACGAAATAATTGAGACCCAACGCGAATTGGTCACAACCCTTGGCGAAGTTATAGAAGTCAGATCAAAGGAAACAGGAAATCATGTAAAAAGAGTAGCAAGTATTTCGCGCCTGCTAGGAGAAAAGCTTGGATTGGAAGCAACAGAACTAAAACTGCTCGAAGCTGCTTCACCAATGCACGATGTAGGTAAAATAGGAATTCCTGAAACAATCCTCCACAAAAAAGGGAGACTGACAGACAAAGAATATGAAATAATCAAGCAACATACTAACATTGGAAATGACATACTGAACAAATCCAAACGCGAACTACTGAACACAGCACGTATAATTGCATCGCAGCACCATGAACGCTGGGATGGAACGGGTTACCCCTATGGTTTACGGGGAAAAAACATTCATATCTATGCGCGGATAACCACACTTGCAGATATATATGACGCAATCTCCTCGGACCGGTGCTACAAAAACGCATGGCCCGAAGAGAAGGTTTTTAAGTATATCAAAACAGAAAAAGGAAAAATTTTTGATCCAAGTCTTGTAGATTTATTTTTTGAACATATTGACGAAATTAGAATTATTCGGAGTAAATACCCATCCCAGTAA
- a CDS encoding S9 family peptidase, whose translation MRTPKFIIVTVFAVALFLGLAACSTHKTVPAPAKHDAGHKAGQIPLRDFFKNPAAEGFTISPDGNKIAWQAPWKNRLNIFVKDLSSNKITRVTSATKRDIYGYFWAGNERIVFGQDSGGDENVHTFSAAIDGSGEKDLTPYANTRTNLLDELENDADHILITINKDDPRLFDVYKLNVVTGELKLEARNPGDVGGWMTDHNGTVRLAIASRNGQNVILYRKNANDLFRPIMSLDFRTSFTPLLFDFQNEKFYVSTDIDRDKQAIYLFNPDTLKLEHLVFEHPEVDVTQLLYSKTRKVITGAGFYTDKHHYVFFDDKREEVQNDLDAMLSGYEVVITDADKDESRCIVRTYSDRSLGSGYLYDIESKQLEKIAEVSPWFDQTKMTEMKPVSFTSRDGLTIHGYLSLPKGKEAKNLPVLINPHGGPWARDYWGFNPEVQFLTNRGIAVMQVNFRGSVGYGREFWEKGFKQWGLNMQNDITDAVNWLIEQGIADPKRVAIYGASYGGYATLAGLTFTPDLYACGIDYVGPSNLFTLLETLPPYWETEKEEFYIKVGDPVRDYKLLRKISPVFHADKIKAPLFVAQGANDPRVKQAESDQIVKALRDRGVAVEYMVKDDEGHGFHNQENRFDFYEAMEKFLDKHLLQ comes from the coding sequence ATGAGAACACCAAAATTTATTATTGTAACTGTCTTTGCTGTCGCCCTATTTCTGGGGCTTGCAGCCTGTTCCACCCACAAAACTGTCCCTGCCCCGGCAAAGCATGACGCCGGACATAAAGCAGGACAGATCCCTCTACGTGATTTCTTTAAGAACCCGGCAGCGGAAGGTTTTACTATCTCCCCGGACGGCAATAAAATTGCTTGGCAGGCTCCTTGGAAAAACAGACTCAATATTTTTGTCAAAGACCTTTCCAGCAATAAAATCACCAGAGTAACCAGCGCAACGAAGAGGGATATTTACGGATACTTCTGGGCCGGAAACGAACGTATTGTTTTCGGGCAGGACTCGGGTGGAGATGAAAACGTCCACACCTTTTCAGCCGCCATCGACGGAAGCGGGGAAAAAGACCTGACCCCATATGCAAACACCCGCACCAACCTGCTGGACGAGCTTGAAAATGATGCCGACCACATCCTGATCACCATTAATAAAGACGACCCCAGACTCTTTGATGTATACAAACTCAACGTTGTCACCGGAGAACTCAAACTGGAAGCACGCAATCCCGGTGACGTTGGTGGCTGGATGACCGATCATAACGGAACAGTTCGCCTTGCCATTGCCAGCCGCAACGGCCAGAACGTCATTCTCTACCGGAAAAATGCAAATGATTTATTCAGGCCGATCATGAGCTTGGATTTCAGGACATCATTCACTCCCCTGCTTTTTGATTTCCAAAATGAAAAATTCTACGTCAGCACGGACATCGATCGAGATAAACAGGCTATCTATCTTTTCAACCCGGATACCCTCAAGCTGGAACATCTCGTTTTCGAACATCCTGAAGTAGACGTAACACAGCTTCTGTACTCGAAAACACGCAAAGTAATAACTGGTGCAGGATTTTATACGGACAAGCATCATTACGTATTTTTTGATGATAAGCGCGAAGAAGTTCAAAACGATCTAGACGCCATGCTGTCCGGATATGAGGTTGTCATCACTGATGCTGACAAAGATGAATCCAGATGCATTGTCCGTACATATTCTGACCGCAGCCTAGGCTCCGGATACCTCTACGATATCGAAAGCAAGCAGCTCGAAAAAATTGCGGAAGTCAGCCCATGGTTTGATCAGACAAAGATGACTGAGATGAAACCTGTCTCCTTCACTTCCCGTGACGGGCTGACCATCCACGGTTATTTAAGCCTGCCGAAAGGAAAAGAGGCTAAAAATCTGCCAGTGCTTATCAACCCTCATGGCGGACCTTGGGCCAGAGACTACTGGGGATTTAATCCCGAAGTACAATTCCTGACCAACCGCGGTATTGCGGTAATGCAGGTCAATTTCCGGGGCTCCGTGGGATATGGCCGCGAATTCTGGGAAAAAGGATTCAAGCAATGGGGCCTCAACATGCAGAACGACATAACTGATGCCGTCAACTGGCTGATAGAGCAAGGCATTGCCGATCCTAAACGGGTAGCCATATACGGCGCATCATATGGTGGATACGCCACTCTTGCAGGACTGACCTTCACACCGGACCTGTATGCCTGCGGTATCGACTACGTCGGACCGTCCAACCTGTTCACTCTGCTGGAAACACTGCCGCCGTACTGGGAAACAGAAAAAGAAGAATTCTACATCAAGGTAGGTGATCCGGTACGTGACTACAAACTTCTACGTAAAATCTCCCCGGTATTTCATGCTGACAAAATCAAGGCACCGCTCTTCGTAGCTCAAGGAGCCAATGACCCGCGCGTGAAACAGGCCGAATCCGACCAGATAGTCAAAGCTCTTCGGGACCGAGGAGTAGCGGTAGAATACATGGTTAAAGACGACGAAGGTCACGGATTCCACAATCAGGAAAACCGCTTTGATTTTTATGAAGCCATGGAAAAATTCTTGGACAAACACCTGCTGCAATAA
- a CDS encoding GGDEF domain-containing protein, giving the protein MRFQDAARLRYKITIPIILVLTLAALYLFHTILIERKNLLDTQNLLSGLRTTAVEILTAPAETTHESTLKIFKSILEELQSYPADIRLANLLDNEDSKLFFSAENFLKAAASGNSKALTVAMRELDSSIGMVTVDINKISDNFHVNMVKYEYGILFLICILAALHHFLVDSPMREELIRCAREKEVSKSTIKKLAERDTLTNLPGRMKFYEEAEKAVSTATRYGSDLALIKMDIHDFKTINQIHGQKVGDKILAGFARVVRKNLRRPDSFFRVGGDKFIILAPHTNVTNAKNLTEKINKLISTAKILKPVPFMMNTGIAMCGHEDSGESLLKKVDLALNESKKYGPGTVYTHPESAKPTE; this is encoded by the coding sequence ATGAGATTTCAGGATGCCGCCCGACTGCGTTACAAAATAACCATTCCCATTATTCTTGTGCTGACTTTGGCTGCACTTTACCTTTTTCACACAATACTTATTGAACGCAAGAACCTTCTGGACACCCAGAATCTGCTCAGTGGGTTACGCACAACAGCCGTTGAAATCCTGACTGCTCCTGCCGAAACAACACATGAATCAACTCTGAAAATCTTCAAATCCATTCTTGAAGAATTGCAAAGCTACCCTGCGGACATCCGCTTGGCCAATCTGTTGGATAACGAAGACTCAAAACTTTTTTTCTCGGCAGAAAATTTCCTAAAAGCCGCAGCATCGGGTAATAGCAAAGCTTTAACAGTAGCTATGCGTGAACTGGACTCCTCCATAGGAATGGTCACAGTTGATATCAACAAGATCTCAGACAACTTTCATGTGAATATGGTTAAGTATGAATATGGAATTCTCTTTCTGATCTGCATCCTTGCGGCACTGCACCACTTCCTTGTGGACTCTCCCATGCGTGAAGAATTAATCCGTTGCGCCCGGGAAAAGGAAGTCAGCAAATCAACAATCAAAAAACTTGCCGAACGGGATACCCTGACCAACCTTCCCGGCAGGATGAAATTTTACGAAGAAGCGGAAAAAGCCGTATCCACCGCCACGAGATACGGCTCAGACCTCGCACTCATAAAAATGGATATTCACGACTTCAAAACCATCAACCAGATACACGGCCAGAAGGTCGGGGACAAGATTCTGGCAGGGTTTGCACGTGTAGTGCGTAAGAACTTAAGGCGTCCGGACAGCTTTTTCAGGGTTGGTGGAGACAAATTCATCATCCTTGCCCCGCACACAAATGTTACCAACGCCAAGAATCTTACTGAAAAAATCAACAAGCTGATTTCGACCGCAAAAATCCTGAAGCCAGTCCCTTTCATGATGAATACCGGAATCGCCATGTGCGGACATGAAGATTCAGGAGAGTCCCTGCTCAAAAAGGTTGATCTGGCTTTGAATGAATCCAAAAAATATGGCCCCGGGACCGTTTACACCCACCCCGAATCTGCAAAACCTACTGAGTAA
- the gpt gene encoding xanthine phosphoribosyltransferase — protein MSKADRYNRMYPISWEQLHRDCRALSWRLLEKGPFEGILAITRGGLVPAAILARELDIRLIDTVCISTYDWKVQEKRATVLKDFKGEGEGWLLVDDLVDTGGTARLVREMVPKAHFATVYAKPEGRPLVDTFITEVSQDTWILFPWDSETQFAQPIVKVSQEK, from the coding sequence TTGTCCAAGGCAGACAGATATAATAGAATGTACCCCATTTCATGGGAACAGCTGCACCGAGATTGCAGGGCTTTATCCTGGCGGCTGCTTGAAAAAGGTCCTTTTGAAGGAATCCTTGCCATTACCCGCGGCGGACTTGTTCCTGCGGCGATTCTGGCTCGCGAGCTCGATATAAGACTTATCGACACCGTCTGCATTTCAACTTATGATTGGAAAGTTCAGGAAAAGAGAGCCACTGTACTTAAAGATTTCAAAGGCGAAGGAGAAGGCTGGCTTCTGGTTGACGATCTTGTTGATACCGGAGGCACCGCCAGATTGGTCCGGGAAATGGTTCCCAAGGCCCATTTCGCCACGGTTTACGCCAAACCGGAAGGGCGTCCTTTAGTGGACACCTTCATCACAGAAGTAAGTCAGGATACTTGGATTCTCTTCCCGTGGGATAGCGAAACACAGTTCGCCCAGCCCATCGTGAAGGTTTCTCAGGAAAAATAA
- a CDS encoding BMP family ABC transporter substrate-binding protein: MRKVLLMAIVAAMSVMLASVAFAGAKKDKVKVGFVYISPVGDEGYSYAQDQGRKAIDALPWVETSFVESVAEGPDSERVVLNFARKGYDMVIGTSFGYMDPMVKVSKKFPKTAFMHCSGFKTTPNMSNYFGRMYQARYLTGIVAGMMTKSNVIGYVAAFPIPEVIRGINAFTLGVRSVNPEATVRVVWTKTWYDPALEKDAAISLLDMKADVITQHQDSPGPQEAAQERGKYSIAYNSDMSKMAPKAHLTAAIWNWAPLFKNAVEQLRDGVWQGNESLWWGMDQGIVDIAPYGPMVPQNVKDKVAEAKKAIVEGKNAIFAGPLKDQNGKEMVPAGKAMTDPEMLGMMWFVEGVIGNTK; this comes from the coding sequence ATGCGTAAAGTTCTGCTTATGGCTATTGTTGCAGCCATGTCCGTGATGCTGGCATCCGTTGCGTTTGCCGGAGCTAAGAAGGACAAAGTTAAAGTCGGTTTTGTTTACATTTCTCCCGTGGGTGACGAAGGTTACTCCTATGCACAGGATCAGGGTCGTAAAGCTATCGACGCTCTTCCTTGGGTTGAGACTTCCTTTGTTGAATCCGTTGCTGAAGGTCCGGACTCCGAGCGCGTAGTACTGAACTTCGCACGTAAAGGTTACGATATGGTTATCGGTACCAGCTTCGGTTACATGGATCCCATGGTTAAAGTTTCCAAAAAATTTCCCAAGACCGCATTCATGCATTGCTCCGGTTTCAAAACCACCCCTAACATGAGCAACTACTTTGGCCGCATGTATCAGGCCCGTTACCTGACCGGTATCGTTGCAGGTATGATGACCAAGTCCAACGTAATCGGTTACGTTGCCGCTTTTCCCATTCCTGAAGTTATCCGCGGCATCAACGCCTTCACCCTCGGTGTACGTTCCGTTAATCCCGAAGCTACCGTTCGTGTAGTATGGACCAAGACCTGGTACGATCCTGCACTGGAAAAAGATGCAGCTATCTCCCTGCTGGATATGAAAGCTGACGTTATCACCCAGCATCAGGATTCCCCCGGTCCTCAGGAAGCAGCTCAGGAACGCGGCAAGTATTCCATCGCTTACAACTCCGATATGTCCAAAATGGCTCCCAAGGCTCATCTGACCGCTGCTATCTGGAACTGGGCTCCTCTCTTCAAGAATGCTGTTGAACAGCTGCGCGACGGCGTTTGGCAGGGTAACGAGTCCCTGTGGTGGGGCATGGATCAGGGTATCGTAGACATCGCTCCTTACGGTCCCATGGTTCCCCAGAACGTTAAGGATAAAGTAGCTGAAGCCAAAAAAGCTATTGTTGAAGGTAAGAACGCAATTTTCGCAGGTCCCCTTAAGGACCAGAACGGTAAAGAAATGGTTCCGGCCGGAAAAGCCATGACCGATCCTGAGATGCTCGGTATGATGTGGTTTGTTGAAGGCGTAATCGGAAACACCAAGTAA
- a CDS encoding ABC transporter permease, with protein MLGYRLQKRDEPWNWGAPIVIVGALVLSFGISALLLELQGKSAVQGLLVLWQGSFGASWALEDALLKSIPIFLCALGVATAFRMQVWNIGAEGQFALGAIGATWAALTFPDLPGYLLMPFMFICAALFGAVWAYIPAILRLKLQVNEIISTLMLNYIAILLLQYLVFGAWKDPASFGFPVTPEFTPGAIIGQIGDSRLHWGFAVCVGSGVAMWAFMRFTRLGFEIKVAGEGERIAMYSRLPYGMLTILVMAISGALAGWAGCIEASATINRLQPSIMVGYGYTAIVVAWLARLHPLYIGISAYLLAALRVGVENMQLELQTPASFGSIMEGLILLSVLAGQMLVTYKIVKKK; from the coding sequence ATGTTGGGTTATCGCTTACAAAAGCGTGACGAACCCTGGAACTGGGGCGCCCCGATTGTTATCGTGGGCGCTCTGGTTCTATCTTTCGGGATCAGCGCGCTCCTACTTGAATTGCAGGGAAAATCTGCTGTACAAGGACTCCTCGTGCTCTGGCAGGGGTCTTTTGGTGCTTCATGGGCTTTGGAAGATGCCCTTTTAAAATCTATTCCCATTTTTCTCTGTGCACTGGGTGTTGCTACAGCCTTCAGGATGCAGGTCTGGAATATCGGGGCTGAAGGCCAGTTTGCGCTCGGCGCAATCGGGGCCACTTGGGCCGCGCTTACTTTTCCTGATCTGCCCGGCTACCTGCTCATGCCGTTTATGTTTATCTGCGCTGCCCTTTTCGGGGCTGTCTGGGCTTATATCCCGGCTATTTTGCGGCTTAAATTGCAGGTCAATGAAATTATCTCCACCCTGATGCTCAACTACATTGCCATTCTGTTGCTCCAATACCTCGTGTTCGGCGCATGGAAGGACCCGGCCAGCTTCGGTTTTCCGGTGACCCCGGAGTTTACCCCCGGAGCGATTATCGGGCAGATCGGCGATTCCCGCCTGCATTGGGGATTCGCGGTCTGTGTCGGTTCTGGTGTTGCTATGTGGGCGTTCATGCGTTTTACCCGTCTCGGTTTCGAGATCAAGGTTGCGGGTGAGGGTGAGCGTATCGCTATGTATTCACGCCTGCCATACGGAATGCTGACCATTCTGGTTATGGCTATCTCCGGTGCATTAGCCGGATGGGCCGGATGTATTGAAGCCTCTGCTACGATCAATAGACTGCAGCCCTCCATCATGGTCGGTTACGGTTACACTGCTATTGTTGTTGCATGGCTTGCCAGACTGCATCCCCTGTACATCGGTATTTCCGCCTACCTGCTCGCAGCACTGCGTGTAGGTGTTGAGAACATGCAGCTTGAGCTGCAGACCCCGGCATCATTCGGTTCCATTATGGAAGGACTTATCCTTTTGTCCGTTCTTGCGGGCCAGATGCTGGTTACATATAAGATTGTTAAGAAGAAGTAG
- a CDS encoding ABC transporter permease produces the protein MLESFIVPLLAATVQSGTPILYATLGEILTEKGGVLNLGVEGMMSMAAFAAFFVTMTTGNPWLGFIAGGIAGTFMAALHGIVCITCLGNQVVSGLALTILGVGLCNFLGTPYIGTATDGFDKFSFPVLSVIPYLGDIFFKQDALVYVSYLIPVLFMFFINRTSLGLAISAVGEKPAAAAAVGLKAIRLRWIALLGGGFFIGLGGAYLSLAYTHLWANGLSGGRGWIAVALVIFAFWRPGRAVFGAYLFGGVMAFQLRLQAVGTHIPSTLLLMLPYALTILVLIFSAMRGRSGNAPAHLGINIEPEG, from the coding sequence ATGTTGGAAAGTTTTATTGTCCCCCTGCTGGCTGCCACGGTGCAGTCCGGTACACCGATCCTCTATGCCACTCTTGGTGAGATTCTCACTGAGAAGGGCGGAGTGCTCAACCTCGGTGTCGAAGGTATGATGAGCATGGCGGCTTTTGCAGCCTTTTTTGTTACCATGACCACAGGAAATCCGTGGCTCGGATTTATCGCCGGAGGTATTGCCGGAACATTCATGGCTGCGCTGCATGGTATCGTCTGTATTACCTGCCTCGGCAATCAGGTTGTTTCCGGGTTGGCATTGACCATCCTCGGTGTCGGGCTGTGTAACTTTCTCGGCACTCCGTATATCGGTACCGCTACTGATGGTTTTGACAAGTTCAGCTTTCCCGTGCTTTCCGTCATCCCTTACCTTGGGGATATATTTTTCAAGCAGGATGCCCTTGTTTATGTTTCTTACCTGATCCCTGTGCTGTTTATGTTTTTCATCAACCGCACCAGTCTCGGGCTGGCAATTTCTGCTGTAGGTGAGAAGCCTGCCGCAGCCGCAGCCGTGGGACTCAAGGCCATTCGCCTGCGCTGGATTGCTTTGCTGGGCGGTGGTTTTTTTATTGGGCTTGGCGGTGCGTATCTCTCTCTTGCTTATACTCACCTTTGGGCCAACGGCCTTTCCGGTGGACGTGGCTGGATCGCGGTTGCATTGGTTATTTTTGCTTTCTGGAGACCGGGCCGCGCTGTTTTTGGCGCCTACCTTTTTGGTGGTGTTATGGCTTTCCAGCTCCGTTTGCAGGCTGTGGGAACCCATATCCCGTCAACTCTGCTGCTGATGCTGCCGTATGCCCTGACCATTCTTGTACTGATCTTTTCCGCTATGCGTGGACGCAGCGGTAATGCTCCCGCACATCTGGGAATCAACATCGAGCCTGAAGGATAG